One segment of Phaenicophaeus curvirostris isolate KB17595 unplaced genomic scaffold, BPBGC_Pcur_1.0 scaffold_73, whole genome shotgun sequence DNA contains the following:
- the LOC138734353 gene encoding butyrophilin subfamily 1 member A1-like: protein MWRRVPTSSTSSSQPTLTEKRCHLHPVKRGEKMMVSSCSHLLLTSSILIFFSGFHIHELDGASFKVLGPDHPITAVVGEDVVLPCHLHPGLNAEKMEVRWFRSRFSVYVHLYQGGRDHFSSQLPQYQERTQFLKDGVSAGNVSLRILRTRLSDEGQYQCLVKDGDFYEEATVELKAAVSGSSPVLSVEGYQAGGIRLGCRGTGWYPKPEVLWWDSRRHRLPSLSDSDFQDQDGLFEVKKSIVIQRDADRNVSCSIRNTRLLQEKDATIDISAVVFPRESPWMVALFATLAAGVVSFVAFILLVLRLRAQQAVELKKRDVEIRERDAEIEKHVAELRWRNIIVPVEEVHVTLDEDTAHPQLILWAGGTKVRRGDTRRDVPANPERYDTYHCVLGHQVFSCRRHFWEVDVGTEEGGVWAMGVAKETMKRKGWINPAPQDGILALFFCGGKFWALTSPDHTALNPTKKPQVIRIYLDFEEQQVAFFNAHNQELLFTFPLAPLGGEKIRPWFRVGPIAQLSLKAPPPPPPQVSSAEETLLRSCYPCKVSLRATKTHTRHGAGAGDPL from the exons ATGTGGCGACGGGTTCCGACTTCTTCTACCTCCTCATCCCAACCAACCCTCACCGAGAAGCGATGCCACCTGCACCCTG TGAAACGGGGTGAGAAGATGATGgtttcctcctgctcccacctcctcctcaccagctccatcctgattttcttctctgggTTCCACATCCACGAGCTGGACGGCG CCTCATTCAAGGTCCTGGGACCCGATCACCCCATCACGGCCGTGGTGGGAGAAGACGTCGTCCTGCCTTGCCACCTCCACCCGGGCTTGAACGCCGAGAAGATGGAGGTGAGGTGGTTTCGCTCCCGTTTCTCCGTCTACGTCCACCTCTACCAGGGCGGGAGGGACCATTTCTCCTCCCAGCTGCCCCAGTACCAGGAGAGGACCCAGTTTTTGAAGGACGGCGTCTCCGCCGGGAACGTCTCCTTGAGGATCCTCCGGACGCGGTTGAGCGACGAGGGGCAGTATCAGTGTCTCGTCAAGGACGGGGATTTCTACGAAGAAGCCACCGTGGAGCTGAAGGCAGCAG TTTCAGGTTCCAGCCCCGTCCTCTCCGTCGAGGGTTACCAGGCTGGGGGGATCCGGCTCGGATGCCGAGGAACCGGGTGGTACCCGAAGCCGGAGGTTCTCTGGTGGGATTCCCGGCGCCACCGTCTCCCGTCCCTCTCCGACTCCGACTTCCAGGACCAGGATGGTTTGTTCGAGGTCAAGAAATCCATCGTCATCCAGAGAGACGCCGACCGGAACGTGTCCTGCTCCATCCGGAACACGCGGCTCCTCCAGGAGAAGGACGCGACCATCGACATCTCAG CCGTCGTCTTCCCGCGTGAGTCCCCGTGGATGGTTGCCCTGTTTGCCACCTTGGCCGCTGGCGTCGTTTCCTTCGTCGCCTTCATTCTTCTCGTCCTACGGCTACGAG cccAACAAGCCGTGGAACTCA agaaACGCGACGTTGAGATAC GAGAACGCGATGCGGAAATCG agAAACACGTTGCTGAGCTGC GATGGAGAAACATCATCGTCCCCGTGGAAGAAG TCCACGTCACGCTGGACGAAGACACCGCCCACCCCCAGCTGATCCTCTGGGCCGGTGGGACGAAGGTCCGACGCGGGGACACTCGCCGAGACGTGCCGGCCAATCCGGAGCGATACGACACCTACCACTGCGTCCTGGGCCACCAGGTCTTCTCCTGCAGGCGCCACTTCTGGGAGGTGGACGTGGGGACGGAAGAAGGAGGCGTCTGGGCCATGGGGGTGGCCAAGGAGACCATGAAGAGGAAGGGTTGGATCAACCCTGCTCCTCAAGATGGGATCTTGGCTCTTTTCTTCTGCGGCGGGAAGTTCTGGGCCTTGACCTCCCCGGACCACACGGCCTTGAACCCCACCAAGAAGCCTCAGGTGATCAGGATCTACCTGGACTTTGAGGAGCAGCAGGTGGCCTTCTTCAACGCCCACAACCAGGAGCTGCTCTTCACCTTCCCGCTGGCCCCGTTGGGCGGCGAGAAGATCCGACCCTGGTTCCGCGTGGGACCCATCGCGCAGCTCAGCTTGaaagcacctcctccacctcctccacagGTCTCCAGCGCAGAGGAGACCCTGCTCCGCTCGTGCTACCCCTGCAAGGTctccttgagggccaccaagacCCACACGCGCCAcggggcaggagctggagatCCATTGTGA